A portion of the Candidatus Cloacimonadota bacterium genome contains these proteins:
- a CDS encoding 3-dehydroquinate synthase, which yields MPHAQISPDNLEIQEHLQYPQYGLIVCDANLYSLYPSYFSLGNLPLIQLEASEDTKDLDSVYRLYEFFCESGLTRSSVVHVFGGGVVCDIAAYAVSTYKRGCRLHLYPSTLLAMVDAAIGGKTGLNFQGYKNHIGSFYPAERIVLHPCFLHSLPADELRQGYAEMMKNHLLWGQLPLPDWEGQIPDVEEILSHALYKVSICMKDPFDEAERQILNFGHSFAHALEGLSNYEIKHGDAVALGMNMACDLSMELELIDTARYDVLKNILQQYPYPAAALDIAAKQSFQDILPWLRQDKKNSVALRLILPVGDQIKAVEISL from the coding sequence ATGCCGCATGCACAGATAAGCCCGGATAACCTTGAGATACAGGAACATCTACAGTATCCTCAGTATGGTCTGATTGTTTGCGATGCCAATCTATACAGCTTGTATCCCTCCTACTTTAGTTTAGGAAACCTACCGCTCATTCAGCTTGAGGCATCAGAAGATACCAAGGATCTGGATAGTGTCTACCGTTTATACGAGTTCTTTTGTGAGTCTGGACTTACGCGAAGCAGCGTAGTGCATGTCTTTGGCGGCGGAGTAGTGTGCGATATTGCTGCTTATGCTGTATCCACATACAAGCGCGGTTGTCGCCTTCATTTGTATCCATCCACGCTTTTGGCCATGGTGGATGCCGCCATCGGAGGAAAGACTGGGCTGAATTTCCAGGGCTACAAGAATCACATCGGCTCATTCTATCCGGCAGAACGCATCGTTTTGCATCCCTGTTTTTTACACAGCTTACCCGCAGACGAGTTACGTCAGGGTTATGCTGAGATGATGAAAAATCATCTGCTGTGGGGGCAATTGCCATTACCGGATTGGGAGGGACAGATACCCGATGTGGAAGAAATCCTAAGCCATGCTTTATACAAAGTGTCGATCTGCATGAAAGATCCCTTTGACGAAGCTGAACGGCAAATCTTGAACTTTGGACACAGCTTTGCCCACGCTCTGGAAGGTCTCAGCAATTATGAGATCAAGCATGGAGATGCGGTTGCCCTGGGCATGAACATGGCTTGTGATCTGAGTATGGAATTGGAGCTCATCGACACTGCACGATATGATGTACTGAAAAACATCCTGCAGCAATATCCTTATCCGGCTGCAGCGCTTGATATTGCTGCCAAACAAAGCTTTCAGGATATCCTCCCCTGGCTAAGGCAAGATAAAAAGAACAGCGTTGCGTTGCGGCTTATTTTGCCGGTGGGAGATCAGATCAAAGCGGTTGAGATAAGCTTGTAG